One window from the genome of Epinephelus fuscoguttatus linkage group LG3, E.fuscoguttatus.final_Chr_v1 encodes:
- the LOC125884304 gene encoding uncharacterized protein LOC125884304 produces the protein MPRYTLSVKGVELSFLVDSGAAESVVRRCEFPPEVTPKLSGRYQKTIGVAGVAIVEKYTAPLTCFDSDMGKSFKHSFLYSDKCPVNLMGRDLMCRLGIVLICTPEGVQVKRVNDLRENCAFFKHAEGQFMCEWKVNLPPSVLLQFPETHTHADVTCLHCTAHMASVSHADCDNENAFCDSEQERDRLQLDCLYWNDVNCAILVKLPNRWRELNLAQNSDPHISLVNPSDTDLGLWVRELNASPCWRTSTDPHIDFNDAMGVHRKKLGCVIEISRSLTVTDKTVSEADWCMVKSVADIPELQQVPAHLWAQSKYDVGLIKNCEPVIITPKSDYRPCRNQYPLRREAVEGIKPVFDALLKAGVIVPCPNSPVRTPIFPVRKIRPDGEPAEWRFVQDLQAVNAAVQARVPMVPNPHTILSQVPADSKWFSVVDLSNAFFSVPVHLDSQFWFAFCFEGKMWTFSRLCQGFSKSPTIYNSALHDSLETLVLPESSALLQYVDDLLVASATREGCVKDTIALLTHLAEQGHKASLSKLQFVSQEVTFLGHVISPEGKTLTPKRIEDIQKIPKPQTKKQLMSFLGMTSYCRQWVPNYAEIEAPLAAIAHGKGLKASDHVIWTPEAEKSFVDLKLSLQTPPTLGLPDCTRPFTQTVDEKGGYMTSVLLQAHGGRQRPVAYFSSKLDSVAAGLPHCLRAVAAAERAVVASRDIVGYADLTLLVPHAVSLILLEQKTSHLSAARWLRYNAVLLELPNIKVKAALPKPAEGKLHNLNPGDYVVVRDLRRKNWKARRWNGPFQVLLVTETAVKVAERATWIHASHCRRVPDPRAHRNDDRDTKAVASL, from the exons ATGCCTAGATATACACTGTCAGTTAAGGGTGTTGAACTCTCTTTCTTGGTGGATTCCGGAGCTGCAGAATCAGTCGTGAGACGTTGTGAATTTCCTCCTGAAGTTACACCTAAGCTCAGTGGGAGATATCAGAAAACAATTGGGGTTGCAGGGGTAGCAATTGTTGAAAAATACACTGCTCCACTGACTTGTTTTGATTCTGACATGGGGAAATCTTTCAAACACTCATTCTTGTATTCTGACAAATGCCCTGTCAATCTGATGGGACGAGATCTCATGTGTAGATTGGGTATTGTATTGATTTGCACACCTGAAGGCGTTCAGGTAAAGAGAGTGAATGACTTGAGGGAAAATTGTGCTTTTTTCAAGCACGCTGAGGGACAGTTCATGTGCGAATGGAAGGTGAATCTACCCCCATCTGTTTTACTGCAGTtcccagagacacacacacatgctgacgTCACATGCCTGCACTGCACGGCACACATGGCCTCTGTCTCACACGCTGACTGTGATAATGAAAATGCTTTCTGTGACTCAGAACAGGAAAGGGACAGGTTACAGCTAGATTGTTTGTATTGGAATGACGTTAATTGTGCTATCTTGGTGAAACTTCCTAATCGATGGCGTGagttaaatttggcacaaaactcTGATCCACACATCTCACTGGTGAATCCCAGCGACACGGACCTGGGTCTGTGGGTGCGGGAGCTGAACGCCTCTCCATGCTGGAGAACTTCCACCGATCCTCATATTGATTTTAACGATGCAATGGGAGTACACAGAAAGAAACTAGGTTGTGTCATTGAGATTTCTCGTTCTCTTACGGTTACAGACAAAACTGTTTCCGAAGCTGACTGGTGTATGGTTAAGTCTGTTGCTGAcatcccagagctacagcaggttCCTGCACATCTCTGGGCTCAAAGTAAATATGATGTTGGCTTGATAAAAAATTGTGAGCCTGTGATAATCACACCTAAATCTGACTACAGACCCTGTCGTAATCAATATCCTCTCAGGCGTGAAGCAGTGGAAGGCATTAAACCTGTGTTTGATGCCCTGTTGAAGGCAGGCGTGATTGTTCCGTGTCCAAACTCTCCTGTGAGGACGCCTATCTTTCCGGTGCGTAAAATACGACCCGATGGCGAACCTGCTGAGTGGAGATTTGTGCAAGACCTGCAAGCTGTAAATGCTGCGGTACAGGCCAGAGTGCCCATGGTTCCAAATCCACACACAATTCTGTCTCAAGTTCCAGCTGATAGCAAGTGGTTCTCAGTAGTTGATCTGTCAAATGCATTCTTCAGTGTTCCGGTGCACCTGGACAGTCAATTCtggtttgcattttgttttgagGGGAAAATGTGGACTTTCTCGCGTTTATGTCAAGGTTTCTCGAAGTCCCCAACAATCTATAATTCTGCTTTGCATGACAGTTTGGAGACCCTTGTACTGCCCGAAAGTAGTGCTTTGTTGCAGTACGTTGATGACCTTTTGGTTGCGAGCGCAACCAGGGAAGGCTGTGTTAAAGACACCATTGCCTTGCTGACTCATTTGGCTGAACAGGGCCACAAAGCCAGCCTGTCAAAGCTACAGTTTGTTTCACAAGAAGTCACATTTTTGGGTCACGTGATTTCTCCTGAGGGAAAAACCCTCACACCCAAACGCATTGAAGATATTCAAAAAATCCCGAAACcccaaacaaagaaacaactcATGTCTTTTTTGGGAATGACAAGCTACTGCAGGCAATGGGTTCCTAATTATGCTGAAATTGAGGCACCATTAGCAGCAATTGCTCATGGGAAAGGCCTGAAAGCATCTGATCATGTCATTTGGACCCCTGAAGCAGAGAAATCTTTTGTTGATTTGAAACTTTCTTTGCAAACACCTCCGACTCTTGGACTGCCTGACTGCACACGACCATTTACCCAGACTGTTGACGAAAAGGGTGGGTACATgacttctgtgctgctgcaagCACACGGGGGGAGACAGCGACCTGTAGCTTATTTCTCATCAAAACTCGACAGTGTGGCTGCAGGCCTGCCTCATTGTCTTAgggctgtggctgctgctgagaGGGCAGTTGTTGCATCACGTGACATTGTAGGTTATGCTGATTTGACCTTGCTGGTCCCACATGCAGTGTCTCTCATCCTCCTTGAGCAAAAGACTTCACATCTTTCTGCTGCGAGGTGGTTGCGTTACAATGCTGTCCTGTTGGAATTACCAAACATCAAG GTGAAAGCTGCCCTGCCCAAGCCTGCAGAAGGAAAGCTGCACAATCTCAATCCAGGCGACTACGTTGTGGTCAGAGATCTGAGGCGAAAGAACTGGAAGGCTCGCAGGTGGAATGGTCCGTTCCAGGTGCTTTTGGTGACGGAGACAGCAGTGAAGGTTGCAGAGAGGGCTACGTGGATACACGCCAGTCACTGCAGACGGGTTCCGGATCCGAGGGCACATCGCAACGATGATCGAGACACCAAAGCTGTGGCATCCCTTTAG